TCTAAAGTGCTTAAAATTTGATCTAGCTTTGATTCCAGGAAAAAATCCAGCACATTATTTAAGTAAAATTACTGACTCAATTGTAATAAGTTAAACGGTTATTGACGTTTAGATAAAGTTAGTGTAAAAACTTTTAAAAAGGTTGGACAAGTTCTTACAGAAACTTTATTGTATAGAATCTTAAAAACTGAATAATAGTGTATGACTTAGATATGCCAAAACTACCACAGGAACATCAAAATCTAGACCGTAAAAAGCGATTTGCAATAAAAATAGGGGGGAGTGAGAAATGGAATGCAAATTTGATGGATGAGAAAACACTCTTACATTCAAACACTTCTTTGTATTTAAAAGAAATATGAAGAATTTTTTTTCTGGATATTTTAGCTCCTCACCTGTATAAACACCAAGTAAAGGAATCCTCAAGACTATGAACTCCAAAGCCTTACCGCGCCAAATCAATAATCTCGAAGTAGGTGTTTATGAGTGCGAAATACATCTCAAGTTCCGTTTGATTGAGGAAAAGAGTCTGTTGGGCGATCGCGAACAACTTTTGCAGGTGCTATTAGACGCACTTACTGAGGGATCTGATGACTTTTTGGAAACATTACAAGCGTCTGTGAAGGCGCAGGAGGTTTCTGAGTTCAAAGCCTCACCTCAAATGAGAAGACAACTAATGCGCTTAAGAAACTTTGTTGATAACAGCCAATAGTTAGAGATTTAGTTTTGAGTAGTAGCAAATGCTGTATCTACGTTTGTGCCTAACTAAAATTGATCTGAATCA
This sequence is a window from Anabaena sphaerica FACHB-251. Protein-coding genes within it:
- a CDS encoding Npun_R1517 family heterocyst differentiation transcriptional regulator, giving the protein MNSKALPRQINNLEVGVYECEIHLKFRLIEEKSLLGDREQLLQVLLDALTEGSDDFLETLQASVKAQEVSEFKASPQMRRQLMRLRNFVDNSQ